GAGTACTTTGAAGGCGAGGAAGCGCCGGATGTTCCATTTGAAGCGATCCGGGCGGCAGTGGGTGAAAAAGCCACTTACCACTATGAAAAAACGCGAAACTTCATTGCCAAAACCGAAAAAGATGAAGTGTTACAAGGGCTAAAAGAGAGGTTTTTGGATGCAAACCTCGGCTACCTTTCAAGTCTGGACTTTCCGCACAAATTGATCTTGAGACATTATCAGCAAGCTCAGATGTCATCTCTGACCAGGCAGAGTCAATAACCTTGCCGGAAAGTCCCTTCCGCCGTGGGAAATACAGGCAGACGCTAAAAACCCGTAGTTTGGTGTGTTACTGGTGCCACCGGGAGTTGGGAATGACAACCGTGGAGCTGGCCAAAAAACTCAACTTATCCCAGCCCACGGTAAGCGATCGGTTGTGCAAGGTCTCGGATCTACCTTGGCACGATCAGCCGTTTGTTCGGCAATTATCCTTTTTTTGCCACGGCCTTGAAAAAAGTATAGCAGAAGACACCGTCGAATTCCGTCGTCCTGTAAAGGTCCCCGATGCCTCTATCAATTAATTCTGCCGGCTTAATCATTTTAGCGTCAATGGCAGCTTCCCGTATCCCCTCAATCATTGCCGTAAATGTTTTCTTGGTGAATCCTTCCACCAGTTCCGGCCGACTTGCATCAACATAAACCATGCGTGGTGATACCCGTACAAAATCAAAGCCCGCACTGTTGAGAAGGGGAAAAAGTTGCCTGCCGATATTTGCGTTTCCTCCGGCTTGTTTCTGAAGATCGACTTGACATTGGATTGCTCTATGGGCATGTAAGCTATCCGGATAGAAGTATGTCGAGCCATGATCTCCTTCAATGACGGTTATGGTCCCACCCGGCCTGATAATCTTTTTGCGGACAGATAGAGCTTCCACCGGTTTGGAGAGGTGCTCAAGTACAAAGCAGACAAAAACATGATCGAATGAGTTCGCTTCGAAAGATAGATTAAAAATATCGCCTTGCTGAAAACAGACATTGGAGAAGCCCTCCGACTCTACCTTTTTCTTGGCTTCAGCGACCGATGCTTCAGATATGTCAATCGATGTAATGCGGGCTTCCGGGCTATTTCTTGCCAAAGTTGATGTTTGTGCTCCAACACCACACCCAGCCTCAAGAACTCTGCTTCCTGCTGGAAACAAAGTATCTGAATGCAACAAATCTACAAGAGTCGAAGCCTGGTCTTGAAGACGAATGTTCTCTCGCTGATTATATCCGTGAACGTATTCGTTATTCATTTTTCTCTAAGGCACTTGCCCTTCTCCCAACCTTAGGCTCCGCGAACACCTGGTCTAGGCACTCTCACCCTACTAGCTAGTTTCCATCCATAAATGGCCCTTTTTCCTCTGGGCGGCGTTCTCCGCGGGTTTTGCGCCTGCGGCTTGAGAACAGTACGCCTGCGACGTACCAAAAGTACGTCTCGGCGTAAACCCTTGTGCGGCCTTGCTCAGAGAAATCCGCCTCAGGCGGACTGAACTGGAAACATACGCCAGTGCATTTTCGTAATTACCTTGATCAATGAGGAAATCACCCGCCTTGTCTATAATAGTACTTAGGTCTTCTTCGTCTTTTGGCAATGTCGTAAGCGTCATGAACAGTTTCATGGCTTCTTCTACACGCCCGAGCTGATATTCAATTGACCCAACAGTAAGAATGGCGGGTGCATACATCGGATCTATGGCAAGAGCGACAACCCCGGAAGGCCAAAAGGACTTTCCCAATCCTTCTTTACCTGCCAGCGCCATTGAATCGTTGAAGATCTCACTAGCCATCTGGGAATGATATTCCCAGTCTGCTGCCATTCTTCGCTCTCGTGCATCCGTTGAAGCGTAGTCACGGCGAAGAGCAGCAAGGTCCTTGTCATCTTTGACCAGAGCACAAAATGGTACATTCTTAAATTTTGTCATCCCATCATCTGTCGATTTTAGCTCCATCACCCCACCTTTTGTCGT
This genomic interval from Deltaproteobacteria bacterium contains the following:
- a CDS encoding methyltransferase domain-containing protein; translation: MNNEYVHGYNQRENIRLQDQASTLVDLLHSDTLFPAGSRVLEAGCGVGAQTSTLARNSPEARITSIDISEASVAEAKKKVESEGFSNVCFQQGDIFNLSFEANSFDHVFVCFVLEHLSKPVEALSVRKKIIRPGGTITVIEGDHGSTYFYPDSLHAHRAIQCQVDLQKQAGGNANIGRQLFPLLNSAGFDFVRVSPRMVYVDASRPELVEGFTKKTFTAMIEGIREAAIDAKMIKPAELIDRGIGDLYRTTEFDGVFCYTFFKAVAKKG